In Candidatus Cetobacterium colombiensis, the DNA window TCATATGTTGGATCTAATATTCTAGCAGCCTCTGTTGAGATACCTCCTAAAAGTGGATCAATAGTTCCAATTAATAAATTGGCAGAGAATCCTCCTGAAACTCCAGCAAAAGCTGCTGCTAATCCAGCTATTGGGTGTCTTCCAAAAGATAAAAATATTAGTGCTGCTAGTGGTGGTAATACAACATATCCAGCATCAGATGCCACATTTGACATAATTCCTAGAAATATAACCATTACTGTTACTAATTTTTTTGGTGTTGATAATGCTATCTTCTTTAGTATAGCTGCCATTAATCCCGATCTTTCAGCTATTCCTATACCTATTATTGCAACTAAAACCGTTCCTAAAGGTGCAAATCCAGTGAAATTATTTACCATTGAAGTAAATATATAATTTACTCCTTCTTTTGTCATTAAAGATTTTGTTGCTATAACCATTTCTTCAGTTTTCATTGTTTTTCTATTAATTCCAACAAAGTCAACTGACCATCCCAATGCTCCACCTATTCCAGATATTATAATAACTATTACTGCAAGAATTGCAAATAATGTTGCTGGATGTGGTAACGCATTTCCTCCTTTTTCGACAATATTTAAAAATTTGTCTATAAAGCTCTTATTTTTTGTTTCATTTCTCCTTAATTCAGCTTCCATATTCCCCTCCATATTGATAAATTATTTTCATTTTTTATGAAAATGATAAATAAACTTTCTGTTATAGATAAAGAATACCATATTTTTAGATAAATTAAAAAGATTAATTTTATATATTGTTTATAAAAAAAATATATATTGTTCAGCATTTAGTTCGTTTTACAAACACTAGAATTGATTTTTAAATCGTTTTTAGATCTTTTTTTAAAGAAGTTAAAATTTCATAAGAATCTTTTGTTACTAAAATATCATCTTCAATTCTTACTCCACCAAAATTAGGTAAATAAATTCCTGGTTCTATTGTTATTACCATTCCTGCTTTTAAAACTTTATCTTCAGATTTAAAAGAAACTCCAGGATACTCATGAATTTGAAGTCCTATTCCGTGACCTAATCCATGACCAAAATAATCCCCATATCCTTTTTCTTTTATAAAATCTCTTGCTATAGAATCTAATTCATGAACTGAAACTCCCTCTTTTATAGCTTTTATTGCTTTTTCATTTGCTTCTTTTACAATATTATATATTTCTATATGTTTTTCTGATGGATTTTTTCCAACATAAAATGTTCTTGTTATATCTGAAGCATACCCTTTATAAAAACAACCATAATCTATTGTTAAAAAACCTTCTTCTATAAGTTTATCACTTGCTACTCCATGAGGTAAAGCTGATCTTTCATTAGAAGCTACTATAAGATCAAAAGAAGGTTTATCTGCACCTTGTTTTCTCATTTGATATTCTAATTCTGCTGCAACATCTTTTTCTTTCATTCCAACTTTTATTTTAGGAAGAGTTGCTTCTAAAGCTTTTTCTGCAATTTTTATTGATTCTTTTATTATTTTAATTTCTTCTTCTGATTTTATTTCTCTTTCTTTTGTAAAAGCATCATCTAAATATATATATTCTAATTTAGGAAAGTTTTTTTCAAAAGTTTTAAATTGATCTAAAGTTACACTTTGGTTCTCAATTCCTATTTTTTTTACATCATACTCTTTTAATAATTCACCTATTTTTTTAAATGTAGATACATTTTCACAAATTAATTCAAATCCCATTTTTTCTACTTGTTTTTTCCCTTGCTCAACATATCTAAAATCTGTTATAAAAAATTTTCTTTTTCCAATTATTATTGCTGTTCCAGTTGTCCCTGTAAAACTTGTAAAATATCTTACATTTAATAAATTAGTAATTAAAATTGCATCCATTTGTTTTTCTTTCATCAATCTTTCTAACTTCATAAACAACCCCTTTAAAATATTATTTTTCCACCACCAATTACTAAATCATCTTTATAAATAACTAAATGTTGACCTTTAGCATTTTGTGGATTTTCTTCTAGATATTCAAAATATATCTTTCCAGCTTCTTGAACTACTTTACCATAAAAACCTTGACTTGAAAACCTTGGTTTTGCAAAAACTTCTATTTTTAAAAGTTCTTCTATTGAAATATGACTTTTAAAATCATCTAATTCTACTTTCTTACGATATAACTCTTTATAATCGCCTAAAATAATTTCATTTTTTTCTGGAATTATATCAATAATAAAATAAATTTTAGAAAATAAAACTCCTAATCCTCTTCTTTGACCTATTGTATATAATTGATAACCTTGATGTTGACCTAGTATATTTCCATTTTTATCTACATAATTTCCAGCTTCTATTTTATCTTTTAATTTATTTTTTAAAAACTCTAAATATCCTTCTTTAGCAAAACAGATTCCTTGACTATCTTTTTTATCAAATACATTTAATCCGTATTGCTTAGCTTTTTCTCTAACAGTTATTTTTTCATAGTTTGCTAATGGAAACATCATTCTTTCAATTATTTGTGAATCTATTCTATAAAGCATATATCCTTGATCTTTTTTTAAATCTTTAGGTTTTTTAAAAAGATATTTTTGATAAATATTATCTTTACTTACTTCACAATAGTGACCTGTTGCTATGTAATAAGCATCTTTTGAATCTGCTATCTCTATTAATTTTTTTACTTTTATTATTTCGTCACATACAACACACGGGGATGGTGTCATCCCTTTGGAGTATTCATCTATAAAGTATTTAACAATTTTTTCATTAAATTCATCAACAATATCTAAAACTATATGTTCAATTCCTAATTTTTTGGCTAACAATCTTGCATCTTTTAAGTCTTGAGATTTTTTTTGCTCTTCACTAACTACTAAAGTTACACCAATTACTTCAAATCCATCATTTTTTAAAATATGAGCAGAAGTAGATGAATCTACTCCTCCACTTAATCCTAATATTACTTTCTTTTTATTCATATTCTCCTCTACTTTTTTGATATGTGAATTGTTCCTATGTTATACGCTTTTATTTCATTTCCTACAAAAACTTCAAGCATACCATTTTCTAAAATATCTCCAGCTATTCCGCTCTCTTCTTTATCAAAACTTACAATATTTATTCTTTTTCCATAAAGATAATTAACTTTATTAATTTTCTCTAAAATTTCTTTCCATTCTCCACTTTTAAATGCTTTGAAATTAATAAAAAAATCTTCAACTATGCTCATTATTACTTTATCCAAATCGTATTTTTTACCTGTTTTTTCCTTTAATGAAATAGCTATATTTTTAGCTTCTTCTAAATTTTCATTATTTACATTTAATCCAATTCCTATTATATAATTATCCTTAATTTTTTCTACTAATATTCCACTTATTTTTTTATCATCTAAAAATAAATCATTTGTCCACTTAAATTTAAAATCTAAATCTTCTATTTTTTTCAACGTATATAATAAAGAATATCCCACTAATAGTGGCAATTTCATATATTCATCTTCTGGAATTTCCATATCATGCTTTAATACGAAAGAAAAAAGAGCTGCTCCTTCTGTAGAAACCCATTTGTTTCCTCTTCTACCTCTACCATTAGTTTGAACTTTTGCAATTACTAAATCTTTTTCTGAAACGTCTTCTTTTTCTCTTAAAAATTTATTTGTAGAATCTATCTCTTCAAATTTATATACTTTCATAACTTCTCCTTTAAATATAAAAAATTAGGCAGAAATCTGCCTAATTTTTTTAGTCGTTATATCCTTCTGGATTTTCTTTGTGCCATTTCCATGCTGTTTCAATCATTGAATCTAATGATGCATATTTAGGCTTCCATTTTAACTCTTTTATTGCTTTCTCTGAACTTGCAACTAACTTTGCAGGATCTCCAGCTCTTCTTGGTGATACTTCTGCTGGGATCGCATGTTTTGTTACTTCTCTTGCTACTTCAATTACTTGTTTAACAGAGAATCCCTCTCCATTTCCTAAATTATAAACTGTACTTTCTCCACCATTTTTTAATCTATCTAAAGCTAGTATATGAGCATCTACTAAATCCATAACATGTACATAATCTCTTATACAAGTTCCATCTTCAGTTGGATAATCATCTCCATAAATTCCTATTTTTTCTCTTTTTCCTAATGCTACCTGTAATATAATTGGTATTAAGTGAGTTTCTGGACTATGATCTTCTCCAATTTCTCCTGTTGGATAAGCACCTGCTACATTAAAATATCTTAATGCTGTGTACTTAATTCCATAAGCATAATCATACCATTTCAATAATTTTTCAACCATTAATTTACTTTCACCATAAGGGTTAGTAGGACTTGTTTCATCAGTTTCTAAAATTGGAATATTTTTAGGTTCTCCATATGTTGCTGCTGTTGATGAAAATACAATGTTTTTAACTCCAAATTCTTTCATAGTATTTAATAGATTCATTGAACCAACAACATTATTTTCGAAATATTTAGCAGGATTTGTCATACTTTCTCCTACTAAAGAATCTGCAGCAAAATGTATAACTCCCTCTATTTTATTTTCTTTAAATACTCTCTTTAGAAATTCAACATCTCTTAAATCTCCTAAAGCTAATTGTACATTTTCAGGTACAGCTTCAACGTGTCCAGTTTGCATATTATCTAAAACTATAACTTCTCTTTTTGCCTCTAATAAAGCTCTTACAGCGTGACTTCCTATGTATCCAGCTCCACCACAAACTAATATTGCCATTTTATTCCTCCTATGGTTTTTTCTTTATTATATTTGCTTTTTAATGTCCAGTCAATCCTTTTAAAACTCTTTCACCTATATCTTTTTTAATTTATTTAAAAAAGTTTTGTTTTATAAAAATAGCTAGACCAAAATCTAGCTATTTTTTATTATCTTATTTTATTTAAAATTCCCATTCCGTATACAGGTCCTGTATGAGCTGCTATTGTTGCACCTATTTCCATTCTACCTCTATAATCTAATTTTTTTGTTTTTTCTGCTATACTTCTTAGTTGATCTGCTGCCTCTAATTCATTACGAGTTCCACCCCAACCAGTGTACATTATTATTGAATTTTTTTCATTCTTTATTAATTTTTCCATATATGCAAGAGCACCTCTTTCACCAAGAGCTTTTGTCTCTATACATACTTCACCATTTTCTAATTTTAAAACAGGCTTTATTTTTAAGAATCCACCAATAACTGATGAAGCTCTTCCTATTCTTCCACCTTTTTCTAAATAAGATAATTCTTTTACAACAAAATAAACTTTCATCTTATTCTTTGTTTCATCTATCCATTCAATTATTTCATCAAATGACTTACCTTCTTTTACCATTTTTGCAGACTCTATAACTATATGAGCTAGAGCAAATGTTACAGCCTTTGAATCAACTATTGCAATATCATCCTCTTTATTTAGCATTCCTCTTGCTACTCTTGCAGCTTGTTGAGTTCCACTAAGTTTACTTGAAATATGAATAGATATAATTTTCTTATATCCTTTTTCTAATAACTTTTCATAAAGTTCTTTAAATTCAGCTGGTGATGGTTGAGAAGTTTTTGGTACAATATTCTCTTTTAAAAGTTGTTTCCAAAACTCACCTTTTGATATATCTACTCCATCTCTATAGTAAGTATCACCTGCTAATTTTATTTTTAAAGGAATAATATCTACATCTAATCCTTTTATCATATCTGGTGTTAAATCAGATGTTGAATCAGTTACAATAGCAATCTCTGGTAGTTCAGGATTTCTATTTGTTATATAAATATAGTATGGATAATTTTCTTGACCGATTACCATATCATTATATCTAACTGTTGATTTAATTCCTTTTAGTATTTTATTAGCTTCTTCTGTAGAACCTTTTCCAATACATGCAAAAACATTTAAAGTTTCACTATTTATACACATTCTATAAACATTTTCTATAATTCCCTCTAATGTTGATGCCTTTATTTTTATCTTACCGTTAATTAGAGCAATATAATCTCCTTGAGATATTGTCAACTCATCAACTTTTGTATCTCTAACAGCTTGAGTTATCTCTACTGATGTATTAATTGGAAGTTGTTTTAAAATTTCATCCATTCCAAAATCTTTATTTCTTACAACATACTCTCCTTCTAACATTGTTTTTGTTTCTAAAACAGTTACTTCTTTAGAAGATCTTTCTGCCGCTAGCTTTGCTGAAGAAATTATATTTTTATTATTTGGCAATATTACAATTTTATCAGCTTTTATTTTATTTATACCCTCTTCAATATCAGCAACACTTGGGTTTTGTGTTTGTCCACCTATCAATACAGCTGTGGCTCCATTATCTAAAAATAGGTTTCCTAATTCTAAATTATCTACAATAGCAAAGTATGCAATCGGTTTGCTATTTTCATTTTGAACTAAAATTTTTCCTCTTTTATCTGCTTTATAATTTTCTGCATCTGATAAAAGCATATTTTTATGTTGAATTTCCATATTATCAATTTTAATATTTGATAAATTTCCTAATTTACCAGCTATTTCTAAAACTAATCCTGGATTATTTGTATGTATATGAGTTTTTGTTTTTTTAGATGTCTGTGCACAAACCATAGAATCACCATAGTTTACAATTTTCGATTTATAGTCATCTAAATCAAAATCTCCAGATTCAATAACAAATTCTGTACAATACTTAAATTTAATATCTTCAAAAATATGATTTCCAGAATGTTCCATTATATCTTTTCTTTTTGCTTGCGATTGAACAATTCTTTCTAAGTCGTGTAACATCTCTGGATCTGTTATAGATTTTTCAAATCCTTCTAGTATATAGAATATTCCTTGTCCACCAGCATCAACAACACCAGCTTCCTTTAATTTAGGAAGTTGATTAGGAGTTTCTTCTACGGCTTCTTGAGCAGCTTCTTTTAAATATACTAAAAACGGTATAAAGTCATCTTTTGGACCAGTATATTTTTCCGCTTCTTCAGCAACTCTTCTAATTACTGTTAACATTGTTCCTTCTACAGGTTCACTAACTGCTTTATAAGCCTTTTCTTTAGCTAATCTAAAAGCAACCTTTACATCATCAACTGTAACTTCCTCTTTTGTTCTTATTCCTTCTAAAAATCCTTGTATAATTTGAGATAAAATTGTTCCTGAGTTTCCTCTAGCACCCAAAAGAATTGCTTCAGAAACAATATCTGCTAATTCTTCCATATCAGGCTCATGATTTAATTTTATCAACTCATTTTCAACAGCTTGTAGTGTCATTGACATATTTGTTCCTGTATCACCATCTGGTACAGGATAAACATTTAAGTCATTTAAAACGTCTGAATATTTTGATAACCATCTACTTGCAGCTATTAAAAGCTTTGTTAATCTAGTAGAGTTTAATACCTTTACTTCTATATTCATTACTTTCCTCCAATATTAAAATGTGGGTGGGTTTACTACCCATAGAGCTTTTGCTCTTTTATCTGAATTATTTTTAAATCTATGCTTTTGGCTCGATTTAAAATAGAAACTGTCTCCTTCATGTAAATGATGAACTGCTTCCTCTATATATATATCTAAACTTCCCTCAAGAATAAATATGAATTCTTCTCCATGATGTGTGTAAAAACTTCTACCACTTTCTCCACCCGGTCCTATTTCATATAAAATAGGCTCCATACTTTTTTCTATATTTGAAGATGTTAATAAAGAAATACTCGTGTTAGAATCAACACTCTCTACATACTTTCTTTCTTTTGCTCTTATTAAATCAGAATTTTTCTTTACTTCCTCATCTTCAATTAAATAACTAACTCTTACATCTAATGAGTTTGCTATTTTTTTTAAATTTTCGATTGATGGAGATGCCTTCCCCTGCTCTATTTGTGATAAAAAACTAGCTGATAAATCAACCATTGTTGCTAACTCTCTTAATGATAATGACTTTTCATTTCTACTTTTTTTTATTCTTTCTCCTATACTCAATTTTACTCATCCTCCTCTAACATTTTATATAATTCAAATAGACTGTGGAGAGCTGTTTTCCTTCTTATTTTTTCTCTGTCCCCTTTAAAGTTAAATTTAAAACTTTTAACTTTATTTTTCACTTTAACTCCAATATAAACTAAACCTACTGGTTTTTCCTCTGATCCACCATTAGGACCTGCAATTCCAGTCGTAGAAATACCAATATCTGTATTAAGTCCTTTAACCATTTCTTCCGCAACTTCTTTGCTAACAGCTCCATGTCTCTCTATTAAATTTTTTTCAATTTTTAATCTATCTATTTTAGAATCATTACTATAAGTTACCAGTCCCTCTTTAAAAAATTCAGATATACCTGGTATTCCAACAATTATTGAAGATAGCATGCCTCCAGTACAAGATTCTGCTACAGAAAAAGTATACTTCTTTTTTTTCAATAAATTAAAAATCTTATCTTCTACCTTTTCTTTATCTTCTCCTAATATATACTCGCCTATACTATTATATATCTTTTCCTTAATTTTTTCCACTGTGTTTTTATAGGTATCTGTTGTTTGCATTCTTACTATTATACCATAATCTTTAACTAAAAATTCATATTCTATCTCAGGCTCTACAAAAAATTCTTTAATTTTTTCTTCTAATATAGATTCTGGAATTCCAGAAACGATAATATCCTTTATATAGATTGGATCTAACGAAGGACAAAATTTATTTGTATAATATTTTAAAAACTTAGGAAACATATTGTATAATTCTTTCGGAACACCTGGAAATGCAGCAATTCCATCAACATAAAAAGCTGGAGCCATTCCAACATCATTTTTTATAGATATTGCACCTTCTGGCTTTTCTACTTCCTTATGGTTTTTCTTAAGAAATTCTATATTTAAATCTAAAAATTTCTTTTTTAGTTCTTCTAGTTCAACATTATCTACAGTAAGTTTTTTATTCAAAAATCCACTGATTGCTTTTTTTGTTAAATCATCATCTGTTGCGCCTAAACCGCCTGATAAAATAACTAAGTCTGTATTTTTTTTAGCAAAACTTATAGCATTTATTATTTTATCTAAAGAATCACCAACTGTGAGTTTTAAGTCTATTTTTATTCCCACTTTATTTAATTCCTCTGCCATAAATACGCTATTTGTATCTAATGTTGCTCCATTTAAAAGCTCTGTTCCTACCATTATCAATATACATTTCATTTTATCTACCTCTTTTTAGAAAAATACTGTCCATATGCAAACCATTAAAAAATTACCAATTACTCCAGCTAAAAAATCATCTAAAACAACTCCTACTCCATGTCCTAAGAATTGTGATTTATATATTGGTCCAATTTTTGTTATATCAAAAAATCTAAAAATTACAAATCCTATAACTATTGCCATTGAAGTCTGAAATATTCCCACAGGATTTATTAAAAATAAGGTTGTTAAAAATCCTAAAACTTCATCTATAACTACCTTTTGTGGATCTTTCTCTTTAAAAATTTCCCTCTCTGCAATATCACAAACATAAACAGAAATTGCAAAAAATGTCATTAAAAACATAAAATAAAATGAATTATATATCATATTATTTGGAAATATTTTTTTTAAAAGAACTAGTCCTATATACAAAGGTATTCCACCTAATGTTCCAAATGTTCCAGGAGCTACTGGCATTTCTCCTAATCCAAACACTGTTGCTAAATTTTTAATTATTTTTTTATTCACTTAAAACACTCCCTTTTCGTAGTTATAAGGTTTATATTTTCCTTTCCCTTCCAAAATATCTTTGATTTCATCTGGTGTTTCTGTTGTAAATTCTAAAACTAACTCTGATATTCCAATACTCTCTAAATACTTTCGATCCTTTAATATATTTAATGGTTGTTCTAAATATATTTCACTATTTCCAAGACTATTTTCAATTACTGTAAATTTATCCCCTTGTTCATTTTCTATTATATCTATTTTATTTTTTGTTAGAGATAACTCTGTATACATAGCTCTTGGTTTTCCATAAACTAATATAGCTTTTTTTACCGTAGTTTCCCCTATCTCTTCTAATCTTCTAAAGCTAACTTCTGGAGATACTATAATTGTATCTACTTTTTCTAAATTAGAAAAATGATCAAATGCATAACGATTAGAAATATTTAAATTCCATCCTAAAGTTATTTTTTCATTTTTATTTTCTAAAGCTTGATATAAATTTGTAGCCATTTTATTTTTTAAATCTATTTTTTCTAAATTACCTTCTCTTGCTACATCAAATCCTTTAGAATAAATTTTATTTATCCCATAATTTTCTACAGCTATTTTTTGCTCTTCATTAGATACAATTGCAGATAAGATACTAACTTTTTCTATTAAATCTTTTCTTAGCAATTTTTGTAATT includes these proteins:
- a CDS encoding phosphatidylglycerophosphatase A family protein codes for the protein MNKKIIKNLATVFGLGEMPVAPGTFGTLGGIPLYIGLVLLKKIFPNNMIYNSFYFMFLMTFFAISVYVCDIAEREIFKEKDPQKVVIDEVLGFLTTLFLINPVGIFQTSMAIVIGFVIFRFFDITKIGPIYKSQFLGHGVGVVLDDFLAGVIGNFLMVCIWTVFF
- the mnmA gene encoding tRNA 2-thiouridine(34) synthase MnmA, with product MNKKKVILGLSGGVDSSTSAHILKNDGFEVIGVTLVVSEEQKKSQDLKDARLLAKKLGIEHIVLDIVDEFNEKIVKYFIDEYSKGMTPSPCVVCDEIIKVKKLIEIADSKDAYYIATGHYCEVSKDNIYQKYLFKKPKDLKKDQGYMLYRIDSQIIERMMFPLANYEKITVREKAKQYGLNVFDKKDSQGICFAKEGYLEFLKNKLKDKIEAGNYVDKNGNILGQHQGYQLYTIGQRRGLGVLFSKIYFIIDIIPEKNEIILGDYKELYRKKVELDDFKSHISIEELLKIEVFAKPRFSSQGFYGKVVQEAGKIYFEYLEENPQNAKGQHLVIYKDDLVIGGGKIIF
- a CDS encoding DegV family EDD domain-containing protein, with product MNIEVKVLNSTRLTKLLIAASRWLSKYSDVLNDLNVYPVPDGDTGTNMSMTLQAVENELIKLNHEPDMEELADIVSEAILLGARGNSGTILSQIIQGFLEGIRTKEEVTVDDVKVAFRLAKEKAYKAVSEPVEGTMLTVIRRVAEEAEKYTGPKDDFIPFLVYLKEAAQEAVEETPNQLPKLKEAGVVDAGGQGIFYILEGFEKSITDPEMLHDLERIVQSQAKRKDIMEHSGNHIFEDIKFKYCTEFVIESGDFDLDDYKSKIVNYGDSMVCAQTSKKTKTHIHTNNPGLVLEIAGKLGNLSNIKIDNMEIQHKNMLLSDAENYKADKRGKILVQNENSKPIAYFAIVDNLELGNLFLDNGATAVLIGGQTQNPSVADIEEGINKIKADKIVILPNNKNIISSAKLAAERSSKEVTVLETKTMLEGEYVVRNKDFGMDEILKQLPINTSVEITQAVRDTKVDELTISQGDYIALINGKIKIKASTLEGIIENVYRMCINSETLNVFACIGKGSTEEANKILKGIKSTVRYNDMVIGQENYPYYIYITNRNPELPEIAIVTDSTSDLTPDMIKGLDVDIIPLKIKLAGDTYYRDGVDISKGEFWKQLLKENIVPKTSQPSPAEFKELYEKLLEKGYKKIISIHISSKLSGTQQAARVARGMLNKEDDIAIVDSKAVTFALAHIVIESAKMVKEGKSFDEIIEWIDETKNKMKVYFVVKELSYLEKGGRIGRASSVIGGFLKIKPVLKLENGEVCIETKALGERGALAYMEKLIKNEKNSIIMYTGWGGTRNELEAADQLRSIAEKTKKLDYRGRMEIGATIAAHTGPVYGMGILNKIR
- a CDS encoding aminopeptidase P family protein, encoding MKLERLMKEKQMDAILITNLLNVRYFTSFTGTTGTAIIIGKRKFFITDFRYVEQGKKQVEKMGFELICENVSTFKKIGELLKEYDVKKIGIENQSVTLDQFKTFEKNFPKLEYIYLDDAFTKEREIKSEEEIKIIKESIKIAEKALEATLPKIKVGMKEKDVAAELEYQMRKQGADKPSFDLIVASNERSALPHGVASDKLIEEGFLTIDYGCFYKGYASDITRTFYVGKNPSEKHIEIYNIVKEANEKAIKAIKEGVSVHELDSIARDFIKEKGYGDYFGHGLGHGIGLQIHEYPGVSFKSEDKVLKAGMVITIEPGIYLPNFGGVRIEDDILVTKDSYEILTSLKKDLKTI
- the galE gene encoding UDP-glucose 4-epimerase GalE, with amino-acid sequence MAILVCGGAGYIGSHAVRALLEAKREVIVLDNMQTGHVEAVPENVQLALGDLRDVEFLKRVFKENKIEGVIHFAADSLVGESMTNPAKYFENNVVGSMNLLNTMKEFGVKNIVFSSTAATYGEPKNIPILETDETSPTNPYGESKLMVEKLLKWYDYAYGIKYTALRYFNVAGAYPTGEIGEDHSPETHLIPIILQVALGKREKIGIYGDDYPTEDGTCIRDYVHVMDLVDAHILALDRLKNGGESTVYNLGNGEGFSVKQVIEVAREVTKHAIPAEVSPRRAGDPAKLVASSEKAIKELKWKPKYASLDSMIETAWKWHKENPEGYND
- a CDS encoding CinA family nicotinamide mononucleotide deamidase-related protein encodes the protein MKCILIMVGTELLNGATLDTNSVFMAEELNKVGIKIDLKLTVGDSLDKIINAISFAKKNTDLVILSGGLGATDDDLTKKAISGFLNKKLTVDNVELEELKKKFLDLNIEFLKKNHKEVEKPEGAISIKNDVGMAPAFYVDGIAAFPGVPKELYNMFPKFLKYYTNKFCPSLDPIYIKDIIVSGIPESILEEKIKEFFVEPEIEYEFLVKDYGIIVRMQTTDTYKNTVEKIKEKIYNSIGEYILGEDKEKVEDKIFNLLKKKKYTFSVAESCTGGMLSSIIVGIPGISEFFKEGLVTYSNDSKIDRLKIEKNLIERHGAVSKEVAEEMVKGLNTDIGISTTGIAGPNGGSEEKPVGLVYIGVKVKNKVKSFKFNFKGDREKIRRKTALHSLFELYKMLEEDE
- a CDS encoding cupin domain-containing protein, which codes for MSIGERIKKSRNEKSLSLRELATMVDLSASFLSQIEQGKASPSIENLKKIANSLDVRVSYLIEDEEVKKNSDLIRAKERKYVESVDSNTSISLLTSSNIEKSMEPILYEIGPGGESGRSFYTHHGEEFIFILEGSLDIYIEEAVHHLHEGDSFYFKSSQKHRFKNNSDKRAKALWVVNPPTF
- a CDS encoding biotin--[acetyl-CoA-carboxylase] ligase yields the protein MKVYKFEEIDSTNKFLREKEDVSEKDLVIAKVQTNGRGRRGNKWVSTEGAALFSFVLKHDMEIPEDEYMKLPLLVGYSLLYTLKKIEDLDFKFKWTNDLFLDDKKISGILVEKIKDNYIIGIGLNVNNENLEEAKNIAISLKEKTGKKYDLDKVIMSIVEDFFINFKAFKSGEWKEILEKINKVNYLYGKRINIVSFDKEESGIAGDILENGMLEVFVGNEIKAYNIGTIHISKK